A stretch of DNA from Paenibacillus albus:
TGCCGCCCGTCGCAGAGCTGGCGGTACATGGCCGCGATAGCTGACTCGGCGGGCACTGCATGCAGCAGCCTGTCCAGCTGCTCCATCGTAAACGTGCAGTTATAGATGATGAGCTGACGGCTCCTTGCGGTTGATCCGGGACGAAATACATGCGAGACGCCAACCGGAATGAAGAACAGATCGCCGCGGGCCACCGGCATTTGCTCGTCGCCGATGTAATGGAAGCCCGTCCCTTCGGCGACGATGCACACCTCTATGAAGTCATGCGCATGCTTAAGCAGCTCGAAGGTTTCGTGAGCGCGATTCACGTAGATAGGCGCTTCTTTGTCGTCTTCGAAGAGGGAGGAGAAGGGCAGCAGACGCTCTCCTTTTGAAAACCCTGGCATAGAAGAGGGGCTGTTTTGCGGCGCTTTCGTAGCATTCGGCATTCCTGGGAGACGCGGTGTACTCGGCATGAGGCGGTTTCGCTCCTTTCGTTACGTATGATTATAACGCACCTGTTGGCAGAAGGGTGGAACGTTCACACATGTTTTCAGTGCATCCAGGCAATAATAGCCAAAACAACTGGAGGTGTTTTCCGATGTGTGAAGCAATTGCCATTACGGCGCAATCATCTGAGCTAACAGATAAGTTCGAGCTCGACAATATTCTGCTCTATATCGCAAACCGAAATGAAGTGACGCCGACCGATACGATATCGGCGATTTTTGAACATAAGGAGACAGGGCGGATCTTGGATGAGTTCCGCTGGGGAATGGTGCCCTACTGGGCAAAAGATTCCGTACATATGGATCGCAGTCAGTTGTTCCACAAACCAATTTATGAGCGCATTGTGCAAAAGCAGCGCTGCATCATTCCGTGCAACGGCTTCTATGTGACGCGGACAATCGGCAAAGAGGTGCATCGCCTTAAGCTCATGATGCGCAGCGGCACTTTTGCAATTGCGGGCCTCTACGATGTGTTCCGCCAAGCTTCCGGCTTCGAGATGCGCACCTGCACGATGATGATGACCGAAGCCAATGAGCTCGTCTCTCCTTATCAGCCGCTGATGCCGGCGATTCTTGAGCCGGAAGCTATCGGCGATTGGCTGCATCGCGGGAATCGTCCTCCTTATGAGCTGCATGCGATGCTGTGTCCGATGGACGAGCTGCGCATGATCGCAATCCCGCTCGGCGGCACCGGCGACGAGGAAGTCGAGCTGCAAGCTCCGCGGACGGAATGGGTGTAGGGAGCTGAGATGTTGCTCTCGTATGTAGTGGCAGCAACGGCTCGAGTGAGCTGGTGCAGCGGCCATGGCGGGGGCATTAGGCGGAAGTTGGTGAGGTTGGCGGCAGTGAGGAATCTAACGGATCTCAGAGTCGCTATTCGGCCATTTTCGCAGTTTCGGATTCTAACGAATTGCAGCGACGCTATATGGGGGATCAGAGTCTCCATTTGTTAAAAAAGGGGGTAATAACGCCGCGCTGGTTCGTTACCGAAATTCGAGTGCGATTAAGGAAGCGATAACGTGATTACGATTCGTTAGCGCAGATTGTATAGGTGAAGCGGGACCGCTGCGGCGGTCTTTTTTCGTTTGTGCGGCACTAAAGACATGAAAAAGGTGGTGTCTGAGTGGGGCGGCTCCCCTGTCTACTCCAGCTGGGACCGCTCCGCTATGACATCGGACGGGAGCCGGCCGATTACCTTTTTGAATATCCGATTGAAATACGAGGGGTCGCTGTATCCGAGATGCTCGGAAATATCCTGCACCGTCAGCCTGGAGTGGCGGAGCATGTAGTGCGCGGTCTTCATCCGTTTGCGGTGCACATAGTCGCTGATGGTGAGGCCGGTCACTTTGCGGAACAGCGTTGCCGCGTAGTTCGGACTGACGCCGATGCAGGCGCCTAGCTCGTTTTTGGTGATTTTGCCGCGGTAGTGATTCTCGACGTATTGCTTCATTCGCTCGATATGCTGAATGGAGGACGGAGCCTTCTCTCCCTCATCGTACTCGCGGCTGATCGTGACGATCAGCTCCGTCAGCAGCGCGGCGCACATGACAGAGAAGTAGCGGTCGCGCGCGGTCCACTGCTCCACAATGACGAGGAGCTTCTCCATCAGCAGCTCCGGCATATGAGTAACCCAGCGCAGCGGCGCGCGTCTCGCGAGAATGGGCAGCAGCTGTGTCGTAGCGGTGTCGGCAGGACTGAAGCGGACGGTGACACTCTCGCGGATGCTCCCTGAAGCGCGCAGCTCTGCGGCGGGAATGCCTGCCGGAATGAGCAATAGCTCGTTCTTGCGGCAGCTCACGACTTGACCGGCATAGGTGAAGCTGGTCTGGCCAAAACGTATCCAGATGAGTGTGAAGCTGTCGATGCCGAGCATCCGGCGCTCCTCTTGCAGCACCCCGCGCTCCTGCTTAATATCGAAGATATGAAACATAAGGACAACACTCGCTTTTTGTCGATTAGTGTACTATTTTACAGCTACTGTACTATAGTTCATCGCGCTAGCGCAATCGTTCTTTTAAAATAAAAGAAACGGATTGAACTTGGACAGGAGTGAGCGACATGAAAAAGACTGCAATTGTATGTACAATGGGACCGGCTTGTATGGCCGCTGATAAATTGGAAGGCATGCTGAAAGCAGGCATGAATATTGCTCGCCTCAATTTGGCGCACGGGGATCTGGATGACCACCGTCAGCGCATTCTGATTGTTCGTGAAGCAGCGCGCAAGCTGAATGTGCCTGTATCGATCCTGCTCGATATTAAAGGACCGGAAATTCGTACTGGGCTCTTGCAAGAGCCTTCTTATATGCTGAAAAGCGGAGAGTTTTTGACACTGACTACGGAGCAATTCGTCGGTAACGCTTCACGGATCTCGGTATCTTATGATCTCGCGCAGGACGTGGCAGTTGGTTCGCGCATCATGATCGACGATGGCCTCATTGAGCTAGAGGTTGTACGCATCGAAGGTACGGAAGTGGTGTGTGTGATTCTGAACGGCGGCATCATTAAATCGCGCAAAGGCGTTAACTTGCCAGGCATTCGCACAAGCCTTCCAGGCGTAACGGAGAAGGATAAGCTGCATATTGCTTTTGGCGTTGAGACTGGCGTAGATATCATTGCAATGTCGTTCGTCCGCCGTGCAGAGGATGTAATGGAAGTGAAGCGCATGCTGGCAGAGCAAGGCGCGAGCCATATTCAGGTGCATTCCAAAATCGAGAATCAAGAAGGGCTCGACGAGCTCGCAGCGATTATCGAAGCATCCGACGGCATTATGGTCGCACGCGGTGATCTTGGCGTCGAAATTCCGATTGAAGAAGTGCCGTTAGCGCAGAAGCGTATGATCTCGGCATGTAACCGTGCTGGCAAATTCGTCATTACAGCTACGCAAATGCTTGAATCCATGCAGAGCAACCCGCGTCCGACACGTGCTGAAGCGTGCGATGTGGCGAATGCGGTATGGGATGGTACAGATGCGGTCATGCTCTCGGGCGAGACAGCATCCGGCGCATATCCGGTTGAAGCGGTGCAGACAATGGCTGCAATTGCGATCAAAGCTGAGGAAGCGCTGAGCGAAGTTGTAAAGAAAGATTTGATTGAAGCTTAGCCAATCGTTTAAAGTGGGTAGAGGACAAAATTATGCGAGCGCGCTCGTCCAAGGCGGATTGATCGAATTTGGATGCGGCGGGCTCGCGGTTTTGCGATTTACTAACGTTAGGCGGGAATAAATAATATGCACGTATTAACGGTTGATCATATTTCGAAGAACTATGGCGAGAAAATATTGTTTCAAGACGTGTCGTTCGGCGTTGAGATGGGCGACAAAATCGGCATTATCGGCGTCAACGGTACCGGTAAGTCGACGTTTCTGAATGTCGTTGCAGGTTTAGAGCCCCCTGATTCGGGCTCTATTCTTGTTGCTGGAGGCACGACGGTGCGCATGCTGTCGCAGGATCCGCAGTTTGATCCGGAGCAGACGGTGCTTGCGCATGTACTCGGCGGCGACTCGCCGCAGATGGTAGCGATTCGCGCTTATGAAGCGGCGCTTCTGGCACTGGAGCTGAAGCCCGGCGATGAGGAATTGCAGGAGAAGCTCGTTCGTGCGAACTCGCGGATGGCGGAGCTGGATGCATGGGGCATTGAGGGTGAAGCCAAGATCGCGCTGTCCAAGCTCGGGATTACAAGCTTTGACGCGAAGCTCGGCGTACTGTCCGGCGGCCAGCGTAAGCGTGTGGCGATGGCGGCAGCTCTTATTCAGCCGGCAGATGTGCTGCTGCTGGATGAGCCGACGAACCATATCGACAACGAATCGGTCGCATGGCTCGAAGGAATGCTGCAGAAGCGCAAAGGCGCGCTGCTGATGATTACGCATGATCGGTATTTCCTCGATCGTGTCAGCAATCGGACGTTGGAGCTTGATCGCGGGCGGGCGCATTTCTACACGGCGAATTACAGCAACTTCCTGGAGCTGAAGCTGGATCGCGAGGAGCGGGAAGCGGCATCGGAATCGAAGCGGCAGAACCTGCTGCGCAATGAGCTTGCTTGGATGCGCCGCGGGGCGAAGGCTCGCACGACGAAGCAGCAAGCGCGGATTCAGCGTTTTGAAGCTTTGAGTGCGGCCGCGCCGGAGAAGGCGCTAGGCAAGCTTGAGGTGTCCGTAGCATCGACGCGCCTCGGGAAGAAAATCATTGAAATCGAAGGCTTGAACAAGTCGTTCGAGGGTCGGACGGTCATCCGCGATTTCAGCTATATTGCCGTGCCGGAGGATCGCGTCGGCATCGTCGGACGCAATGGGCTTGGCAAGTCGACGCTTCTGAAGCTCATCTCCGGCAAGCTTGCGCCGGATGGTGGCGAGGTTCGCCTCGGGCCGACGGTGAAGCTCGGCGTGTTCTCGCAGGAGCGCGAGGAGATGGACGAGACGATGCGCGTCATTGATTTTATCAAGGAAAGCGCGGAACGGGTGACGACCGGCGATGGTACGACGGTGACGGCAGCGCAGATGCTGGAGCGGTTCTTGTTCCCGCCGGCGCAGCAGTGGACGCCGATTGCGAAGCTGTCCGGAGGCGAGAAGCGCAGGCTGCAGCTGCTGCGCGTGCTGATGGAAGCACCGAACGTCTTATTGCTGGATGAGCCGACGAATGATCTCGATATTACGACGCTGACGGTTCTTGAGGATTATCTCGACGACTTCCCTGGCGTCGTGTTCACAGTATCTCATGACCGGTACTTCCTCGATCGGACAGTCGATCGGATATTCGCTTTCGAAGGCGATGGCGCGATTGAGCAGCACGTCGGCAATTTTACGGATTATCAGACTTATGCGGAAGTGCATGGGGTACGGTCGCAAGCTGGTGCTAGTGCTGGTGCGGCGGCGGGTTCCGCTGCTGGAGGTGCGAAGAGTGGCAAAGCTGCTGAGCCTGTAGGCGGCGGTGCTGGTGTGGATGCAACCGCAGCTGCGCCGGTCGGCCCGACCAAAATGAGCTACAAAGAGCAAAAGGAATTCGAAACGATCGACGCCGACATCGAGAAGGCCGAAGCTGCGCTTGCAGCCGTGCAGTCGAAGATGGAAGTGTCGAGCAGCGATTCCGCTACGCTGCAGGAGCTTCTGAACGAACAGCAGGAGCTGGAAGCGAAGCTGGAGCATCTGATGGAGCGCTGGACATTCTTGAATGAGCTCGCCGAGCAGATCGCGGCGAATAAGAAGAAATAATGGGAGGGCCGCCTTGTGGATGCAGGGCGGCTCTTTTGTTTGGGTCGAGGGAGGGTTTTGATGGGAATGTGAATGTAGATCCCGTAGGGATCTACATTAGCGAAAAAGTATCGAAATTGTGGAATGTGGATCCCCTGGGGATCTACATTGCCGAAAAAGTATCGAAATCGGGTAATGTGAATCCCCTAGGGATCTACATTATGAATACAAACTCAGCGAGGCTGGCGCATGAAGGGAAAGAAGCTGGTTTGGTGGACTACATTGGTGGAAATCCGGTGGAGTTGGGGGAGGAAGCTGGATTGGTGGACTACATGGATGGAAATCCGGGGGAGTAGAGGGAAAGAAGCTGGTTAGGTGGACTACATGAGTGGAAATCCGGTGGAGTTGGGGGAAAGAAGCTGGTTTGGTGGACTACATGGGTGGAAATCCGGCGGAGTAGAGGGAAAGAAGCTGGTTTGGTGGACTACATAGGTGGAAATCCGGTGGAGTTGGGGGAAGAAGCCCAAGTGAGGTAGGAGGAACTTCACACAAAAAAACGAGACGCGCCCCAAGGGGCTGCATCTCGCTGCTATTTCATCTCATTGGCTTAACGGCCGTTAAACGCCTTCAGCATCCAAATGTGTTTCTCAAGCGCGCTGTGGATCGCGAGCAGCATGTCGCCGGACGTTTCGTCGCCGCTTGCTGCTGCTTCTGCCATACCTTCTTTCAGCTCAGCAACAACTGCGCTGAAGTCTGCGATAAGAGCGTCGACCATCTCGACAGCGGACTCCTTGCCGGATGCTTCTCTAACTGTTGAGAGTTCGATATATTCAGACATCGTAGCTACCGGCTGTCCGCCGATTGCAAGCAGGCGCTCAGCGATCTCATCGACGTGAAGCGTTGCTTCCTCGTACAGTTCTTGGAACTTCACATGCAGAGTGAAGAACTGATTGCCTTTTACATACCAATGGTAATTGTGTAGTTTGACATAGAGAACGCTCCATGTCGCAATTTGTTTGTTTAGAATCGTTTGCAGATTTGTTGTCATGTGGGTTAGCTCCTTTGTAATGGAATTGGTATATATAGCTAATTTAAACGTTGACTTCTTCTTTTAATCGCCCTGCTTTAAAAACTTCGAGCTCATGCTCGCAATCCAGCGCCGCCATACAGCCGCTGCCGGCAGCTGTAATCGCTTGGCGGTAACGATGATCCTGCACGTCGCCGCAAGCATACACACCGGGGATGTTCGTGAGCGAGGTGCCCGGCTGGACCGCAATGTAGCCAAGCTCATCCGTCGTCACTTGACCGCCGAGGAAGCCCGTGTTCGGCGTGTGCCCGATGGCGACGAATACGCCGTCCGCTTCGAGCAGTGTTTCTTCGCCAGTCGCGTTGTCATGGACGCGAAGTCCGCGTAAGCCTTGCTCGCCTGCCTCGACTTCAAGCGGCGTGACGCCTAGACTCCACTTGATTTTGTCATTGGCACGAGCCCGGTCCTGCATGATCTTCGACGCGCGCAGCTCTTCGCGGCGATGTACAAGCCTTACCTCAGATGCGAACCGCGTCAAGAACCCGGCTTCCTCCATCGCAGAGTCTCCTCCGCCAACGACGATAATCTTCTTCCCGCGGAAGAAAAATCCGTCACATGTCGCGCATGTGCTCACCCCGCGCCCGATGTTGTCACGTTCACCAGGGATACCCATATATTTTGCCGAGGCGCCAGTGGAAATAATCATCGACTGTGTAAACATTTCACTGCCGTTCTCAAAGGTCAGCTTGAACGGCCGCTTCGACAGATCGGTCGATTGTACCCAGCCTGTCTGGA
This window harbors:
- a CDS encoding SOS response-associated peptidase family protein encodes the protein MCEAIAITAQSSELTDKFELDNILLYIANRNEVTPTDTISAIFEHKETGRILDEFRWGMVPYWAKDSVHMDRSQLFHKPIYERIVQKQRCIIPCNGFYVTRTIGKEVHRLKLMMRSGTFAIAGLYDVFRQASGFEMRTCTMMMTEANELVSPYQPLMPAILEPEAIGDWLHRGNRPPYELHAMLCPMDELRMIAIPLGGTGDEEVELQAPRTEWV
- a CDS encoding AraC family transcriptional regulator, encoding MFHIFDIKQERGVLQEERRMLGIDSFTLIWIRFGQTSFTYAGQVVSCRKNELLLIPAGIPAAELRASGSIRESVTVRFSPADTATTQLLPILARRAPLRWVTHMPELLMEKLLVIVEQWTARDRYFSVMCAALLTELIVTISREYDEGEKAPSSIQHIERMKQYVENHYRGKITKNELGACIGVSPNYAATLFRKVTGLTISDYVHRKRMKTAHYMLRHSRLTVQDISEHLGYSDPSYFNRIFKKVIGRLPSDVIAERSQLE
- the pyk gene encoding pyruvate kinase, whose amino-acid sequence is MKKTAIVCTMGPACMAADKLEGMLKAGMNIARLNLAHGDLDDHRQRILIVREAARKLNVPVSILLDIKGPEIRTGLLQEPSYMLKSGEFLTLTTEQFVGNASRISVSYDLAQDVAVGSRIMIDDGLIELEVVRIEGTEVVCVILNGGIIKSRKGVNLPGIRTSLPGVTEKDKLHIAFGVETGVDIIAMSFVRRAEDVMEVKRMLAEQGASHIQVHSKIENQEGLDELAAIIEASDGIMVARGDLGVEIPIEEVPLAQKRMISACNRAGKFVITATQMLESMQSNPRPTRAEACDVANAVWDGTDAVMLSGETASGAYPVEAVQTMAAIAIKAEEALSEVVKKDLIEA
- a CDS encoding ABC-F family ATP-binding cassette domain-containing protein, whose protein sequence is MHVLTVDHISKNYGEKILFQDVSFGVEMGDKIGIIGVNGTGKSTFLNVVAGLEPPDSGSILVAGGTTVRMLSQDPQFDPEQTVLAHVLGGDSPQMVAIRAYEAALLALELKPGDEELQEKLVRANSRMAELDAWGIEGEAKIALSKLGITSFDAKLGVLSGGQRKRVAMAAALIQPADVLLLDEPTNHIDNESVAWLEGMLQKRKGALLMITHDRYFLDRVSNRTLELDRGRAHFYTANYSNFLELKLDREEREAASESKRQNLLRNELAWMRRGAKARTTKQQARIQRFEALSAAAPEKALGKLEVSVASTRLGKKIIEIEGLNKSFEGRTVIRDFSYIAVPEDRVGIVGRNGLGKSTLLKLISGKLAPDGGEVRLGPTVKLGVFSQEREEMDETMRVIDFIKESAERVTTGDGTTVTAAQMLERFLFPPAQQWTPIAKLSGGEKRRLQLLRVLMEAPNVLLLDEPTNDLDITTLTVLEDYLDDFPGVVFTVSHDRYFLDRTVDRIFAFEGDGAIEQHVGNFTDYQTYAEVHGVRSQAGASAGAAAGSAAGGAKSGKAAEPVGGGAGVDATAAAPVGPTKMSYKEQKEFETIDADIEKAEAALAAVQSKMEVSSSDSATLQELLNEQQELEAKLEHLMERWTFLNELAEQIAANKKK
- a CDS encoding Dps family protein, which codes for MTTNLQTILNKQIATWSVLYVKLHNYHWYVKGNQFFTLHVKFQELYEEATLHVDEIAERLLAIGGQPVATMSEYIELSTVREASGKESAVEMVDALIADFSAVVAELKEGMAEAAASGDETSGDMLLAIHSALEKHIWMLKAFNGR
- the trxB gene encoding thioredoxin-disulfide reductase, whose amino-acid sequence is MEDIVIVGTGPAGLTAAIYLARAGYSPLVLEGPQPGGQLTTTTEVENFPGFPEGVLGTDLMANMRQQAEKFGARFQTGWVQSTDLSKRPFKLTFENGSEMFTQSMIISTGASAKYMGIPGERDNIGRGVSTCATCDGFFFRGKKIIVVGGGDSAMEEAGFLTRFASEVRLVHRREELRASKIMQDRARANDKIKWSLGVTPLEVEAGEQGLRGLRVHDNATGEETLLEADGVFVAIGHTPNTGFLGGQVTTDELGYIAVQPGTSLTNIPGVYACGDVQDHRYRQAITAAGSGCMAALDCEHELEVFKAGRLKEEVNV